TTTACCTTGAATGATATCTATCGCTGGGATGATGAGCATAGCGCTATCTCGGCGAAATTCTTTAGGATTCTCAAACCTGCCGAACTGCTCTTCTCGGGATGGAATTGCAATCCGAATACATTCCCCTTTTGAATCGCACAGGGGATGAAGTTGGGATATTCCGTTTCCCCTATCACCACATCCTCCTCGGGCTCAACATAGAAGGAATGGACGAAATAGAACATCTCACCCTCCTTTATCCCCTCAAAAATCGGGGATTTTCTCTTTATTTTCAGGATATTCCAACCCATATGGGGAATTCTCACATTTCCTTTTATCTTCACCACTCTTCCCTTTACAACGCACAAACCTTTTACCCCGGGCGATTCCTCGCTCTCCTCAAAGAGGACCTGGAGACCGAGGCAGATGCCGAGCAAAGGTTTGCCTTTCTTAATTTCTCTCAGAATCGTTTCCTCTAAATTTAATTCCCTTATATTCTTCATTGCCGAGCCGA
This bacterium DNA region includes the following protein-coding sequences:
- the hisH gene encoding imidazole glycerol phosphate synthase subunit HisH is translated as MIAIVNYKMGNLRSVQKALEKLSFPALLTSSPEDLEKAQAIILPGVGAFGSAMKNIRELNLEETILREIKKGKPLLGICLGLQVLFEESEESPGVKGLCVVKGRVVKIKGNVRIPHMGWNILKIKRKSPIFEGIKEGEMFYFVHSFYVEPEEDVVIGETEYPNFIPCAIQKGNVFGLQFHPEKSSSAGLRILKNFAEIALCSSSQR